The following coding sequences are from one Gossypium raimondii isolate GPD5lz chromosome 4, ASM2569854v1, whole genome shotgun sequence window:
- the LOC105779961 gene encoding uncharacterized protein At3g27210, which yields MGSCVSVHKSSQESAMKLGLSLEPKTDSLIIPPSPVKEKPAAANGDFALKSQSSSTFKDLGSKDETFFDSRAYLDSDCEDDFVSVNGDFTPSHSNTPVHQSFSVGTSQVNKVGDDGSPGSVSETSPSGKKKKLVELFQESIRDDHDTSESNTSSNQDTANEKIVKPTIQDILPPKSADGTPYVSGANSCCSSERTVNGDNPIFKEKPLRSVQCCLPSLVSCSSFSERKKKMSPAIAANNKP from the exons atgggTTCATGTGTTTCAGTGCATAAGAGCTCTCAAGAGTCTGCCATGAAACTTGGGCTTTCTTTAGAGCCTAAAACAGATAGCCTTATCATTCCACCTTCACCTGTTAAAGAGAAACCTGCTGCTGCCAATGGTGACTTTGCACTTAAATCTCAATCTTCCTCTACTTTTAAAGATTTAG GTAGTAAAGATGAAACTTTTTTTGATTCCCGAGCGTATCTCGATTCAGATTGTGAGGATGATTTCGTTAGTGTCAATGGGG ATTTTACTCCTTCTCATAGTAATACCCCAGTTCATCAGAGCTTCTCTGTGGGGACATCTCAAGTTAACAAAGTCGGTGATGATGGATCTCCAGGGTCAGTTTCTGAAACATCCCCAtcgggaaagaaaaagaagctgGTTGAACTATTCCAAGAGAGCATTAGGGATGACCACGATACTTCCGAGTCAAATACCTCAAGCAACCAGGACACTGCCAATGAAAAGATAGTCAAACCAACTATCCAAGACATACTACCTCCAAAATCCGCAGATGGTACCCCTTATGTCTCTGGAGCTAACTCTTGCTGCAGTAGTGAAAGGACTGTGAACGGAGATAACCCTATCTTTAAAGAGAAGCCATTAAGGTCCGTACAGTGTTGCCTTCCCAGCTTGGTTTCATGCAGTAGTTTTAGtgagaggaagaagaagatgagcCCTGCAATAGCTGCAAACAATAAGCCGTAA
- the LOC105779251 gene encoding calcium-binding protein CML38 produces the protein MDKHQEYERVFNHFDENKDGKISPAELQQCVKAIGGELSREEAEVAVEVLDTDGDGLLGLEDFIRLVEEVGEEEKVNDLKEAFKMYEMEGCGCITPKSLKRMLSRLGESRTLEECKSMIAQFDLNGDGVLNFDEFRVMML, from the coding sequence ATGGACAAACACCAAGAATACGAGAGGGTATTTAATCACTTCGATGAGAATAAAGATGGGAAGATATCCCCAGCGGAGCTTCAACAGTGCGTGAAGGCTATAGGAGGGGAGCTGTCGCGGGAAGAGGCGGAGGTGGCGGTGGAGGTGTTGGATACGGACGGGGATGGATTGTTGGGGTTGGAGGACTTCATTAGGTTAGTGGAAGAAGTAGGAGAGGAAGAGAAAGTGAATGATTTGAAAGAGGCTTTCAAGATGTATGAGATGGAAGGTTGTGGGTGTATTACGCCAAAGAGTTTGAAGAGGATGCTTAGTAGATTGGGTGAGTCTAGAACTTTAGAGGAATGTAAATCCATGATTGCTCAGTTTGATCTTAATGGCGATGGAGTCctcaattttgatgaatttagagTCATGATGTTATGA
- the LOC105778734 gene encoding protein LYK2, translating into MASVMSKIYLRALVLLIWLLISPLGQNLLSCNVTSPDALGYRCGINGSEDQCGTFAVLRATSYYSSLSNLSFYLGFNRVAIAEANGFSAQTEFLPRDQPLLLPIDCKCNNGFFHADLTKTTIKGESFYGIAESLQGLTTCKAIQDKNPGVSPWGLGDKVRLVVPLRCACPSPSEVTLKARLLLSYPVSPGDTISNLAAAFNTTSEAIISANNRSLETFEPESLATLTSLLIPLNGEPLPHFPETSIPIINPQKKKPRMWKAGVYIAVSGVVIGTIIAVAATFLVIRLKRKKKKQNLSKDDDLELQQLSLSVRTASEKKVSFAGSQDAGDGPLIDSVTPRKALLELYTIEELRKATEDFNPSTHIEGSVYHGHLNGKNMAIRRTRTENISKVETRFFTDATHHHPNIIRLLGTCVTEGSHPFLVFEYAKNGSLKDWLHGGLAMKNQFIASCYCFLTWKQRLKISFDIAVALQYMHQVMNPSYVHRNIKSRNIFLDEDLNAKIGNFGMARCVEDDTKYPDLSTNPSSWSLGYLAPEYLHQGVISPGIDIFAYGIVLLEILSGQTPISRPDKKGGGNVWLSEKIKAILQSESADELRAWMDSALGENYSFDTAVTLANLARACTEEDPCLRPSAGEIVDRLSRLVEESTEGEHTLIFESSSKPLVNTSSTTSNL; encoded by the coding sequence ATGGCATCTGTAATGAGTAAAATATACTTGAGAGCTTTGGTCTTATTAATATGGTTACTTATCTCTCCACTTGGACAGAACTTGCTTAGCTGTAACGTTACATCTCCAGATGCTTTGGGTTACCGTTGTGGTATAAATGGATCAGAGGATCAATGCGGCACGTTCGCGGTGCTTCGAGCTACTTCATACTACTCATCTCTTTCCAATCTGAGCTTTTATTTAGGCTTCAACAGGGTTGCAATTGCTGAAGCTAATGGCTTCTCTGCACAAACTGAGTTTCTACCAAGAGATCAGCCTTTGCTGTTGCCAATTGATTGTAAATGCAACAATGGTTTTTTCCATGCTGATTTAACAAAAACTACAATCAAAGGGGAGAGCTTCTATGGTATTGCTGAATCACTGCAAGGCTTGACAACCTGCAAAGCAATCCAAGACAAGAATCCCGGGGTCTCACCATGGGGTCTTGGTGACAAAGTCCGGTTAGTGGTACCACTAAGATGCGCATGTCCGTCGCCGTCTGAAGTCACTTTGAAAGCAAGGCTCTTACTTTCTTACCCTGTAAGTCCAGGTGATACAATTTCTAACTTGGCTGCTGCCTTCAATACAACCTCGGAAGCTATAATATCTGCAAATAACAGATCTTTAGAGACCTTTGAACCTGAAAGTTTAGCTACTCTTACATCTCTTTTGATTCCACTTAATGGTGAGCCCCTTCCGCATTTTCCAGAAACCAGCATTCCTATAATTAACCCGCAGAAGAAAAAGCCAAGGATGTGGAAAGCGGGAGTTTATATTGCTGTAAGTGGTGTTGTAATTGGGACTATCATTGCTGTTGCAGCAACCTTCTTGGTGATCCGattgaagaggaaaaagaagaagcaaaactTAAGCAAGGATGATGATTTGGAACTGCAGCAGCTTAGCTTAAGTGTGCGGACTGCAAGCGAGAAGAAAGTCTCGTTTGCAGGATCTCAGGATGCCGGAGACGGTCCGCTGATAGACAGTGTTACACCTCGTAAGGCGCTGCTGGAGTTATATACCATAGAGGAGCTCAGGAAAGCTACCGAGGATTTCAATCCGAGTACTCATATAGAGGGAAGTGTGTATCATGGTCATCTCAATGGGAAAAACATGGCAATAAGGCGCACTAGAACAGAAAATATTTCAAAGGTTGAGACTAGATTCTTTACTGATGCAACTCATCACCACCCAAACATAATTAGATTACTCGGAACATGTGTGACTGAGGGCTCCCATCCATTTTTGGTCTTTGAATATGCAAAAAATGGTTCCTTGAAGGATTGGTTACATGGTGGATTGGCAATGAAAAATCAGTTCATAGCCTCATGTTACTGCTTCTTGACATGGAAGCAAAGGCTGAAGATCAGTTTCGATATAGCCGTGGCATTACAGTATATGCATCAAGTTATGAATCCAAGCTATGTTCATAGAAATATCAAGAGCCGAAACATATTCCTGGATGAAGATTTGAATGCAAAGATTGGGAACTTTGGTATGGCAAGGTGTGTTGAAGATGATACAAAATATCCTGATCTTTCAACAAACCCTTCCAGTTGGAGCTTGGGTTATCTAGCTCCTGAGTATCTTCACCAAGGGGTGATCTCCCCAGGCATTGACATATTTGCTTATGGGATAGTTTTGCTGGAAATCTTATCGGGACAAACCCCGATAAGCCGACCGGATAAGAAAGGAGGCGGGAACGTTTGGCTTTCGGAGAAAATCAAGGCCATATTACAATCAGAAAGTGCAGATGAGTTAAGGGCATGGATGGACAGTGCATTAGGGGAGAATTACTCATTTGATACGGCAGTCACATTGGCAAACCTTGCAAGAGCTTGCACTGAAGAAGACCCTTGTTTGAGACCAAGTGCTGGAGAGATCGTTGACAGGTTATCAAGATTGGTGGAAGAATCAACAGAAGGAGAACACACATTGATCTTCGAAAGCTCTTCCAAACCTCTGGTAAACACATCATCCACAACATCCAATCtgtga